A genomic stretch from Motacilla alba alba isolate MOTALB_02 chromosome 29, Motacilla_alba_V1.0_pri, whole genome shotgun sequence includes:
- the AQP2 gene encoding aquaporin-2, with protein MMWELRSIAFTKAVLAEFLATLVFVLFGLGSALNWPSAPAPSTLQIALAFGLAIGTLVQALGHVSGAHINPAVTLGCLLGSQLSLLRGLFYVVAQLLGGVVGAAILHEVTPASAREGLALNKLNNETTTGQAVTVELFLTFQLVLCVFASTDERREDNLGSPALSIGLSVAVGHLLGIRYTGCSMNPARSFAPAVVVGDFSDHWVFWVGPLIGAAAASILYNYVLFPQAKTLSERLAILKGCEPEQDWAEREARRRQSVELHSPQTLPRGMSEKA; from the exons ATGATGTGGGAACTGCGCTCCATCGCCTTCACCAAGGCTGTCTTGGCGGAATTCCTGGCCACTTTGGTCTTCGTCCTCTTCGGCCTCGGCTCGGCCCTGAACTGGCCCTCGGCGCCGGCCCCAAGCACCCTGCAGATCGCGCTGGCCTTCGGGCTGGCCATCGGGACGCTGGTGCAGGCCCTGGGCCACGTCAGCGGCGCGCACATCAACCCCGCCGTGAccctgggctgcctgctgggctcgcagctctccctgctccgCGGCCTGTTCTACGTGGTGGCCCAGCTGCTGGGCGGCGTGGTGGGCGCCGCCATCCTGCACGAGGTCACCCCGGCCAGCGCCCGCGAGGGCCTGGCCCTCAACAAG CTGAACAATGAGACCACGACGGGGCAGGCGGTGACGGTGGAGCTGTTCCTCACCTTCCAACTGGTCCTGTGCGTCTTTGCTTCCACAGACGAGCGGCGTGAGGACAACCTGGGCTCCCCTGCCCTCTCCATTGGCCTCTCTGTGGCCGTGGGGCACCTCCTTGGG ATCCGTTACACCGGCTGCTCCATGAACCCCGCCAGGTCCTTCGCCCCCGCTGTCGTCGTTGGAGACTTCAGCGACCACTGG gtgttCTGGGTGGGCCCCCTGattggggctgcagcagcttccatCCTCTACAACTACGTGCTGTTCCCGCAGGCCAAAACCCTCTCGGAGCGCTTGGCCATCCTCAAGGGCTGCGAGCCCGAGCAGGACTGGGCCGAGCGCGAGGCCCGGCGGCGCCAGTCCGTGGAGCTGCACTCCCCCCAGACCCTGCCCAGGGGGATGTCTGAGAAGGCGTAG